The following DNA comes from Synechococcus sp. CC9616.
GCTGGTGAAGTTCTTTTCGGACTCTCCTCTTGATGGACTCAAGGATGGCTCAAAACCCTGACGCCTAGATTCCGGCAGACCCTCCTGAACGACCGCAGTCGTGTTTGAAAACCTTCGTCGGCGTTTCGCAGCCACTCCGGTGATGCAGGACTGGCCGGGCCTCATCGAGGCATACCGGAGCTGGCTTCCCGTCTCGAGCACGACCCCTGTCATCACACTGCGGGAGGGAGCCACACCGCTCATCCCAGTGCCGTCGATCGCTGAACGGATCGGCAAGGGGGTTTCGGTTTTTGTGAAATACGACGGTCTCAATCCCACCGGGTCTTTCAAAGACCGGGGGATGACGATGGCCATTAGCAAAGCGAAGGAAGCTGGTTGTGAAGCGGTGATCTGCGCCAGCACGGGAAACACCAGCGCAGCAGCAGCGGCCTATGCCCGCCGCGGTGGCATGCGGGCCTTCGTCCTGATCCCTGATGGTTATGTGGCCCAGGGAAAGCTGGCGCAGGCCCTCGTCTATGGAGCTGAAGTTCTCGCGATCCGGGGGAACTTCGATCGAGCTCTCGACATCGTCCAGGAGGCGGCCAAAACCTACCCGGTGACCCTGGTGAATTCAGTGAATCCGTTCCGCCTGCAAGGTCAGAAAACAGCAGCCTTCGAGATTGTGGATGCGTTGGGAGAGGCCCCGGACTGGCTCTGCATCCCGATGGGCAACGCAGGCAACATCACGGCCTACTGGATGGGCTTCCAGGAGTATCAGAAGGCGGGTCACAGCCGCAGGCTGCCCAGGATGATGGGTTTTCAGGCCAGTGGTTCAGCCCCTTTGGTCAAGGGGATGACCATCACCGAACCGGAGACGATTGCAACAGCGATCCGAATTGGCAATCCGGTGAATCGTGAGAAAGCGATCGCTGCACGCAAGGCCAGCAACGGAGCCTTTCTGGATGTCACCGATGCCGAGATCATTGATGCATACAAGCTTCTAGGCGGCGAGGAAGGCATCTTCTGCGAACCGGCCAGCGCCGCGTCCGTTGCCGGTCTGCTGAAACGCAGGGACGAGGTTCCTCAGGGCGCAACCGTGGTGTGCGTTCTCACCGGCAATGGGCTCAAGGACCCGGACTGTGCAATCAACAACAACGACGCGGCTTTCCATACCGATTTGAATCCAGATCTCAACACGGTGGCCAAGGTGATGGGGTTCTAGTTCGGACCCAAAAACCTGCGGAGACAGTCGGCAAACAGCCTGAGGAGAAGAGGACACAACCACACCCCAGAGCTGTGGAAAGTCCAGCACGACAAGATCGATTCGAAGTGAAGCCGAAGTCCACAACTGGTGGAAAAGTGGAATTCCGACAAATTCCGCACAATCGGCTTCGCGTTCTCCACGTGTCTCTGCTTCCAAGACCGAGTGCTGTAACTGGCAGATATGGACGTTTTCCCCTTTTCCCCCGCCCCTTCTACGACGGTTGTTGTTTTAATTATTTCTTGAATACAAAGAACAAAACAGCCGAACATGATCCATTGATGGCGTTGCCATTGCGTTCAGGGCATCCCTGTGAAACGGTGGGGCACTCGAACAGCCCCAAGCCCCCGGCACGATGAAAGTGGTCTGCTCTCAGGCGGAACTCAATGCGGCTCTTCAGCTCGTCAGCCGTGCTGTCGCAACACGCCCAACACATCCGGTGCTGGCGAATGTTCTGCTGACGGCTGATGCCGGTACCGGGCGTGTGAGCCTGACGGGCTTCGATCTGAATCTGGGAATTCAAACCTCACTGGCCGCAGAGGTGGAAAGCAGCGGAGCCATCACCCTTCCAGCCCGTCTGCTCGGCGAAATTGTGAATCGTCTCTCGAGCGATTCGCCGATCACTTTGGCGACTGAGGAATCCGGAGAACAAATTCAGCTCAACAGCCTCAGTGGTAGCTATCAGATGCGCGGCATGCCCGCAGACGACTACCCCGAATTGCCGATGGTGGAAAGCGGCAGAACTCTGAAACTCCAAGCCTCGGTTCTGGTGGAAGCTCTCAAAGGCACGCTCTTTGCCAGCAGTGGCGATGAGGCCAAGCAGCTTCTCACTGGTGTGCATCTGCAATTCCGTCAACAGGCTCTCGAAGCAGCCGCCACGGATGGCCATCGCCTGGCTGTTCTGGAAGTGGACAACGTTCTTCAGGATCAGGACGAGCCTTCAGCCAGCTCCGACAGTGATGAAGAGGGATTTGCAGTCACCTTGCCGGCGCGTTCTCTGCGCGAAGTGGAGCGCATGATGGCGGGTTGGCGTTCCGGCGAGCCGGTCAGCCTGTTCTGTGATCGTGGTCAGGTGGTGTTTCTGGCAGCTGATCAGATGGTGACCAGCCGAACGCTGGAAGGCACTTATCCGAACTATCGACAGCTGATTCCTGATGGTTTCACCCGCAGCCTGGGCTTGGATCGCCGTGCTCTGATCGCTTCGCTCGAGCGGATTGCCGTGCTGGCCGATCAACACAACAACGTGGTCAAGTTCAGCACTGAGCCGGACAAAGGCATCGTTCAGATCAGTGCCGATGCTCAGGATGTTGGCAGTGGGTCGGAATCACTGCCCGCCAATCTCAGTGGCGAAGCGCTGCAGATTGCCTTCAACGTCCGTTATCTGCTGGATGGTCTGAAGGCCATGGCTGTGGACAGAGTGGTTCTCCACTGCAATGCCCCGACAACTCCCGCTGTGCTGAAGCCTGAAGATGTCGCTGATGGTTTCACCTATCTGGTGATGCCGGTCCAGATCCGGTCCTGATGTGAGCTTGCCGGATCAGCTGCTGCTCAGTGATCTGCTGCATCACACCGTCCGTTGTGATCTCGGTCTTGACCACGGTCCCGGCGTAAAAGCCTGGATGCATCCACCGGTGCATCGCCTGCTCGGCTGGGTCAGTCGCCCTTCAGCTCTGCGGATGTCGCGGGAGGTGTGGCGACTGGATCAGTGTTGCGGCTTCACCGATCAGCAGATTTTTGTTCGAGGGGAGCCATCGCTCACCGATCAGAACACCCTGGAACGCCTGCCCACATTGATGGACGCAGATGTGCTGGATCGCCAGGGAGAACGTTTGGGAGTTCTGGTGGATCTGGTGTTTGAACCCTCTTCCGGTGTGATCCTGCACTATCTGTTGGCCCGCAGTGATCCACGTCTGCCTGGCAGTTCCCGTTGGCGCCTGACTCCCGATCGCATCGTTGATCAACAGCCCGGTGTTGTCTCCACCGGGTTGATCAGCCTTGAGGATCTGCCACTTTCGCGAGCCAGCGTTCGAGAGGATTTGCTGCGGCGAACCCAGCGCTGGAGAGATCAACTGCGTCAGATGGGTGATCGGGCGGGTGATCGTCTTGAGGGCTGGTTGGAAGAGCCGCCATGGCAAGAGCCGGATCAACCGGAAGGGTCACCGCCGCAGAGCCGCATGGAGGATGATCCGCTCGATGATTGGGATGACTCAACTTGGTCAGCACCTCGTTCATCACGAACTAGGGAGGACGACCCCTGGGTTTGAGGGGCATGGTCCTGATTGTCGGCAACACTGGATGCACGCGTTGTTTCAGCCTTGATCTCCCTTTCTGATTCCCCTGGATACGACCACGTGGCAGCGCTCAGGCAGGAAGGTCTGAAGCCACGGGATTGGGACGAGATCTGTCGACGATTGGGACGTGTGCCGAATCGGGTCGAGCTCGGCATGTTCGGCGTGATGTGGTCGGAGCATTGCTGTTATCGCAACTCCAGACCTCTGCTCAGGGGCTTTCCCACTGAGGGACCCCACATTTTGGTTGGACCTGGGGAAAACGCCGGTGTGGTGGATCTTGGTGACGGTCACCGTCTGGCGTTCAAGATTGAAAGTCACAATCATCCGTCTGCTGTGGAGCCGTTTCAGGGCGCTGCCACAGGCGTTGGAGGAATCCTTCGGGACATCTTCACCATGGGCGCAAGGCCGATTGCGTTGCTCAACGCCCTGCGGTTCGG
Coding sequences within:
- the dnaN gene encoding DNA polymerase III subunit beta; its protein translation is MKVVCSQAELNAALQLVSRAVATRPTHPVLANVLLTADAGTGRVSLTGFDLNLGIQTSLAAEVESSGAITLPARLLGEIVNRLSSDSPITLATEESGEQIQLNSLSGSYQMRGMPADDYPELPMVESGRTLKLQASVLVEALKGTLFASSGDEAKQLLTGVHLQFRQQALEAAATDGHRLAVLEVDNVLQDQDEPSASSDSDEEGFAVTLPARSLREVERMMAGWRSGEPVSLFCDRGQVVFLAADQMVTSRTLEGTYPNYRQLIPDGFTRSLGLDRRALIASLERIAVLADQHNNVVKFSTEPDKGIVQISADAQDVGSGSESLPANLSGEALQIAFNVRYLLDGLKAMAVDRVVLHCNAPTTPAVLKPEDVADGFTYLVMPVQIRS
- the thrC gene encoding threonine synthase; this encodes MQDWPGLIEAYRSWLPVSSTTPVITLREGATPLIPVPSIAERIGKGVSVFVKYDGLNPTGSFKDRGMTMAISKAKEAGCEAVICASTGNTSAAAAAYARRGGMRAFVLIPDGYVAQGKLAQALVYGAEVLAIRGNFDRALDIVQEAAKTYPVTLVNSVNPFRLQGQKTAAFEIVDALGEAPDWLCIPMGNAGNITAYWMGFQEYQKAGHSRRLPRMMGFQASGSAPLVKGMTITEPETIATAIRIGNPVNREKAIAARKASNGAFLDVTDAEIIDAYKLLGGEEGIFCEPASAASVAGLLKRRDEVPQGATVVCVLTGNGLKDPDCAINNNDAAFHTDLNPDLNTVAKVMGF